The Fictibacillus arsenicus genome contains a region encoding:
- a CDS encoding DUF6884 domain-containing protein: MKRKIGLLATARKKASTPSAAIDLYISPLFVKSVQYAQNNYDDFYFYSAKEGLLTKDQYIEPYNVSIKNFSTSEKREWADQVIASLEQHVKPSQCRIFIHGGWVYREYLQPALEKAGFEFEVPLEGYSIGNQLKWYDEQQQEVKK; the protein is encoded by the coding sequence ATGAAAAGGAAAATAGGTCTTCTAGCAACTGCACGGAAAAAAGCTTCAACCCCTTCGGCAGCTATAGATTTATACATAAGCCCGTTATTCGTTAAGTCCGTTCAATACGCACAGAATAATTATGATGACTTCTATTTTTATAGTGCAAAAGAAGGACTATTAACGAAAGATCAATACATTGAACCCTATAATGTGTCCATCAAAAACTTTTCCACTTCTGAAAAACGGGAGTGGGCAGATCAAGTAATCGCTTCATTAGAACAGCATGTTAAACCCTCTCAATGCAGAATCTTCATTCATGGCGGCTGGGTATACCGCGAGTACCTTCAGCCAGCATTAGAAAAAGCCGGTTTCGAATTCGAAGTGCCGCTTGAAGGCTACAGCATCGGCAATCAGCTTAAGTGGTACGACGAACAACAGCAAGAGGTAAAAAAATAA
- a CDS encoding putative polysaccharide biosynthesis protein has translation MSRLLRGTLILSAATFFSKFIGLIFVIPFTNLVGEPGMALYGYAYIPYTILLSISTMGVPLAVSKFVSKYNALGDYAAGRKLLKSGLLVMTLTGFLAFLILYMLAPALAHQIIDERGGKGNSIEDITLVIRMVSTALIIVPSMSLIRGYFQGFQSMGPTAVSQVVEQIVRILFILIASFIVMNLLDGNTTTAVALSTFAATLGAVAGLIVLIWYWTKRKPHLQKMYDKSKPVADISLKDIYLETIKYAIPFVAVGLAIPLYQMIDQFTIVKTLSDYGYTQEESESVFAIITQIAHKLVMIPVSLATALALTLIPVITKSFTQNNQDLLHKQITQTFQMVLFLTAPAAIGLAVLAYPAYGALFGMPTMETGGFYLRWYAPTAIWFALFTVTAAILQGLNQQRFAFISLSVGFLAKLLLNKPFLLVFAGTGSIIATNIGYTLSILFNLYIIKKYSGFSFKWVYRRTVLMTVFIVIMSIAVVGITSLLGKPDTRLDTIIELTVGILTGGVVYIFLGYRSGLLTIILGDRIPFLKRRK, from the coding sequence TTGTCGCGATTACTTCGTGGAACATTGATCTTATCTGCAGCTACATTTTTCTCGAAATTTATTGGATTGATCTTTGTTATTCCGTTTACCAATTTAGTAGGAGAACCAGGCATGGCTTTATACGGTTATGCTTATATTCCATACACGATATTACTTAGTATTTCCACAATGGGAGTACCGCTTGCTGTTTCTAAATTTGTTTCTAAATATAACGCACTAGGCGATTATGCAGCAGGAAGAAAGCTGCTTAAATCTGGATTGCTAGTCATGACTTTAACTGGATTCCTAGCATTTCTCATCCTGTATATGCTAGCCCCTGCACTTGCCCATCAGATTATTGATGAACGCGGCGGAAAAGGCAACAGTATCGAGGATATTACATTAGTTATCAGGATGGTTAGTACAGCCTTAATTATCGTACCTTCCATGAGTTTGATCCGGGGGTATTTTCAAGGCTTTCAATCCATGGGACCTACAGCTGTCTCCCAAGTGGTTGAACAGATTGTCAGAATTCTATTTATTCTCATAGCCAGCTTTATCGTTATGAATTTATTAGATGGAAACACTACAACAGCTGTTGCATTATCTACATTTGCTGCAACACTTGGTGCTGTTGCAGGGCTTATTGTCTTGATATGGTATTGGACAAAAAGAAAGCCTCATCTGCAAAAAATGTACGATAAAAGCAAACCTGTTGCAGATATTTCATTAAAAGATATTTATTTAGAAACGATTAAATATGCGATACCATTTGTCGCGGTTGGTCTTGCTATTCCGCTTTATCAAATGATTGACCAATTTACGATTGTAAAAACACTATCAGACTATGGTTATACACAAGAAGAATCAGAGTCTGTCTTTGCGATCATTACACAGATTGCACATAAGCTGGTGATGATTCCTGTATCACTTGCAACCGCACTTGCTCTGACTTTAATACCTGTCATTACTAAATCTTTTACACAAAACAATCAAGATCTACTGCATAAACAAATCACGCAAACATTTCAGATGGTATTGTTTTTAACAGCACCAGCAGCGATTGGTCTAGCTGTGCTGGCATATCCTGCATATGGAGCATTGTTCGGAATGCCAACAATGGAAACGGGAGGTTTCTACCTTAGATGGTATGCGCCTACTGCAATTTGGTTTGCGTTGTTTACTGTTACAGCAGCGATTTTACAAGGTTTGAATCAGCAGCGGTTTGCCTTTATTAGTTTAAGCGTTGGATTTTTAGCTAAACTATTGCTTAACAAACCTTTTCTACTAGTATTTGCCGGAACAGGGTCAATCATTGCAACCAATATTGGATATACCTTATCTATACTGTTTAACCTGTATATCATCAAAAAATACAGCGGATTTTCATTTAAATGGGTTTATCGAAGAACGGTCTTAATGACAGTATTCATCGTGATCATGTCGATAGCAGTTGTGGGGATAACATCACTATTAGGAAAGCCAGATACAAGACTAGATACCATTATAGAGCTTACAGTGGGAATTCTTACCGGAGGAGTGGTATACATCTTCTTAGGTTACCGATCAGGGCTGCTGACGATTATTTTAGGAGACCGGATACCATTTCTTAAACGAAGGAAATAA
- a CDS encoding NAD(P)/FAD-dependent oxidoreductase, giving the protein MIYDCIVIGGGPSGLMASVGAASNGARVLLIDKGEKLGRKLAISGGGRCNVTNRLPVDEIIKHIPGNGRFLYSAFSVFNNEDIISFFESLGIKLKEEDHGRMFPVSNKATDVVQALLNKIKELGVLIRTNTPVKTINYKEELHEVILLNGEVLKTKSIVIAVGGKSVPHTGSTGDGYAWAKKAGHTITELYPTEVPITSNESFVKQKTLQGISLRNVALSVWNPKGKIIKAHQMDMIFTHFGVSGPAALRCSQYVVKALKKFGVPSIEMRIDSFPDENEEALLSTIQKRVDEEPKKAVKNVLKGMLPEKYLLFLIENAGIDGDISADQIPKQSLRNLTQQMKGFSFHVNGTLSIEKAFVTGGGVSIKEIAPQTMASKIQEGLFFCGEILDLHGYTGGYNITVAFVTGNIAGTNAAYHALG; this is encoded by the coding sequence ATGATTTATGATTGTATTGTCATTGGAGGAGGTCCATCAGGTCTAATGGCTAGTGTTGGAGCTGCATCGAACGGTGCTCGTGTTCTTCTGATTGATAAAGGTGAAAAACTTGGCCGTAAACTTGCTATTTCTGGCGGAGGACGGTGCAATGTTACAAACCGTTTGCCTGTAGATGAGATCATTAAGCACATTCCGGGCAACGGACGTTTCCTGTATAGTGCTTTTTCTGTATTCAACAATGAGGATATTATTTCTTTCTTTGAAAGTTTAGGAATTAAACTTAAAGAAGAAGATCATGGGCGTATGTTCCCTGTTTCTAATAAAGCAACGGATGTTGTACAAGCACTTTTAAATAAGATTAAAGAGCTAGGTGTTCTAATCCGGACGAATACACCTGTTAAGACTATAAATTATAAAGAAGAATTACACGAAGTTATCCTGCTAAATGGAGAAGTACTAAAAACAAAATCTATCGTTATCGCTGTTGGAGGAAAGTCTGTTCCGCATACAGGATCAACAGGTGATGGTTATGCATGGGCAAAAAAAGCTGGCCATACGATTACAGAACTGTATCCGACAGAAGTACCGATCACTTCAAATGAAAGCTTTGTAAAACAAAAAACACTGCAAGGAATATCACTAAGAAACGTGGCGCTCTCAGTCTGGAACCCTAAAGGCAAAATAATCAAAGCCCACCAAATGGATATGATTTTTACCCATTTCGGAGTATCTGGACCAGCCGCATTGCGCTGCAGCCAATATGTAGTAAAAGCTCTGAAAAAATTCGGCGTTCCTTCAATTGAAATGAGAATTGACTCATTTCCAGATGAAAATGAAGAAGCTCTTCTTTCCACTATCCAAAAAAGAGTTGATGAGGAACCAAAAAAGGCTGTGAAAAACGTTCTGAAAGGAATGCTACCTGAGAAGTATCTTTTATTCTTAATTGAAAACGCCGGCATTGATGGCGACATTTCAGCTGATCAAATCCCTAAGCAATCATTGCGTAATCTAACTCAGCAAATGAAAGGTTTTTCGTTTCATGTTAATGGGACGTTATCCATCGAAAAAGCTTTTGTAACAGGCGGCGGAGTCTCTATAAAAGAAATCGCACCTCAAACAATGGCTTCGAAAATCCAGGAAGGTCTATTCTTTTGCGGAGAAATTCTGGATCTGCATGGCTACACAGGCGGTTACAACATAACAGTAGCTTTTGTGACTGGCAACATAGCGGGGACAAATGCCGCTTATCATGCGCTTGGCTAA
- a CDS encoding sporulation protein Cse60 encodes MIQVKVFDEEHEDDLEESVNEFLSGIPHDHIIDIKYQIAVCENVHEENSTMFSFSAMIIYKK; translated from the coding sequence ATGATACAGGTTAAAGTTTTTGATGAAGAACATGAAGATGATCTGGAGGAAAGTGTGAACGAGTTTTTAAGTGGTATTCCTCATGATCATATTATTGATATTAAGTATCAGATAGCTGTTTGTGAAAACGTACATGAAGAAAACTCTACTATGTTTTCTTTTTCAGCTATGATTATTTATAAAAAATAG
- a CDS encoding SDR family oxidoreductase, producing MNVLIIGANGNIGKLTSVMLAEQGHTVKAMVRKEEQQDHFKHENIEAVLGDLERDFEHVFDGADAVIFTAGSGGHTGPEKTDAVDYEGAVQSIKLAEKHSVQQFIMVSSIAADTPEKGPESLQHYLKAKGNADQVLMESSLNYTILRPGALTDEDGMGLINAQQKLNEHGSIPRADVARTIAACLGNEHVYRKVFELIEGETPIRNAIENI from the coding sequence ATGAACGTTCTTATTATTGGAGCAAACGGGAATATCGGAAAACTTACAAGTGTCATGCTTGCTGAACAAGGTCATACAGTTAAAGCGATGGTTAGAAAAGAAGAGCAGCAGGATCATTTTAAACATGAAAATATTGAAGCTGTGCTGGGGGACTTAGAGAGAGATTTTGAACATGTATTTGATGGAGCAGATGCTGTTATATTTACAGCGGGTTCTGGTGGACATACAGGTCCTGAGAAAACAGATGCAGTAGATTATGAAGGAGCTGTACAATCAATCAAGCTTGCTGAAAAGCATTCTGTTCAGCAGTTTATCATGGTGAGCTCAATAGCAGCTGATACACCAGAAAAAGGACCGGAGAGTCTTCAGCACTATTTAAAAGCAAAGGGGAACGCTGATCAGGTACTGATGGAAAGTTCATTAAACTACACGATCTTGCGTCCTGGTGCATTAACAGATGAAGACGGGATGGGATTAATTAATGCGCAGCAAAAATTAAATGAACATGGATCTATTCCAAGGGCGGATGTAGCGAGAACAATCGCAGCTTGTTTGGGCAATGAGCATGTGTATCGCAAAGTTTTTGAACTGATAGAAGGAGAAACTCCAATTCGAAATGCGATCGAAAACATATAG
- a CDS encoding putative bifunctional diguanylate cyclase/phosphodiesterase, which yields MAFIHSNKKKWLSIIAAFFTIHLAGSIGSIYTQNIWLYVLEIGVVFVFGIFVYKMLKEKDSYAIDLEKEIKKHKETHAELEASRGNLQNVFDSIDVAIWSHNLQTNKLLITSGIEKLYGYPLQAFYDDVDLWKKVIHPDDLEIIIMRASDIEKGIIATSEYRILRPDGDIRWIQDRGIPFLNEKGELVDFNSILIDITERKHAEMTINQMAYFDELTGLPNRNGFMETIEQKMNEVDLKQGNLALLFLDLDRFNVLNDTLGHSFGDLLLQKVADLLKSTVAGKGQVFRRSGDEFLILMEFKDAAEVRIVAEDIICSFTKPFLLSGKEVFTTPSIGISLYPGNGSDSETLLKRADAALYQAKDRGRNTYQFFTEQHDGKMERRLNLEHGLRKALKKNELFLVYQPQVQFHTRKIAGVEALLRWNKDSEGIISPGEFIPIAEDTGMILPIGEWVLKNACMQGSKWHQNGFDDLLISVNISVRQLLEESFVDRVESILIETHFPASSLELEITESTTMESMEETLPVLNRLREKGIRISIDDFGTGYSSLTYLRQLPVDTLKIDKMFIDDILTDPKAGAIAKTIIDMGHNLSFHVIAEGIESCKQIDFLLEQGCMYGQGYHLFKPLQPEELEKYLQENMVIN from the coding sequence ATGGCATTTATTCATTCAAACAAAAAGAAGTGGTTAAGCATAATTGCTGCTTTTTTTACTATTCATTTAGCGGGCTCAATAGGGTCGATCTATACTCAAAATATATGGTTGTATGTTTTAGAAATCGGCGTTGTTTTTGTGTTTGGAATTTTTGTCTATAAAATGCTGAAGGAAAAAGACAGCTACGCCATAGATCTTGAGAAGGAAATAAAAAAACATAAAGAAACCCATGCAGAATTAGAAGCAAGCAGGGGCAATCTTCAAAACGTTTTTGACAGCATTGATGTTGCGATTTGGTCACATAACTTGCAAACGAATAAGCTTCTTATCACATCTGGTATTGAAAAACTTTATGGCTATCCGCTTCAAGCATTTTATGATGATGTGGATTTATGGAAAAAAGTGATCCATCCTGATGATCTTGAAATTATTATAATGCGTGCATCTGATATTGAAAAAGGGATTATTGCTACGAGTGAATACAGAATTCTTCGTCCAGACGGAGACATCAGATGGATTCAGGACAGAGGAATACCATTTTTAAATGAAAAGGGAGAACTTGTTGATTTTAATTCAATTCTGATTGATATAACAGAACGCAAACATGCTGAAATGACAATTAATCAAATGGCTTATTTTGATGAATTAACAGGACTGCCAAATCGTAATGGATTTATGGAGACCATCGAACAGAAAATGAACGAAGTTGATTTAAAACAGGGGAACCTGGCGTTGCTGTTCTTAGATCTGGATCGCTTTAATGTGCTCAACGATACACTTGGTCATAGCTTTGGAGATCTTTTACTTCAAAAGGTAGCGGATTTGCTGAAATCAACAGTTGCAGGAAAAGGTCAAGTGTTTAGAAGAAGCGGAGATGAATTCCTTATTCTCATGGAATTTAAAGATGCAGCAGAAGTAAGAATAGTGGCTGAGGATATCATATGTTCTTTTACAAAGCCATTCTTATTAAGCGGTAAAGAAGTCTTCACGACACCAAGTATCGGAATAAGTTTATACCCAGGAAACGGATCTGACAGTGAAACTCTTTTAAAAAGAGCAGACGCAGCTTTGTATCAGGCAAAAGACCGCGGTCGAAACACGTATCAATTTTTTACCGAACAGCATGATGGCAAAATGGAAAGAAGGCTGAACCTTGAACACGGTTTGAGAAAAGCCTTGAAAAAGAATGAACTGTTTCTTGTCTACCAGCCGCAAGTACAGTTCCATACAAGAAAAATAGCTGGTGTAGAAGCCTTATTAAGATGGAACAAAGATTCGGAAGGGATCATTTCACCAGGAGAATTTATTCCTATTGCTGAAGATACAGGAATGATCCTGCCAATCGGCGAATGGGTATTAAAAAACGCTTGTATGCAAGGTTCTAAATGGCATCAAAATGGCTTTGATGATCTCTTGATATCAGTAAATATTTCAGTAAGACAGCTTTTGGAAGAATCGTTTGTGGACAGAGTGGAAAGTATTTTAATCGAGACCCATTTTCCTGCATCTTCTCTTGAACTAGAAATTACAGAAAGTACAACAATGGAAAGCATGGAAGAAACATTGCCGGTTCTTAACCGTCTAAGAGAGAAAGGGATACGGATATCAATTGATGACTTTGGTACAGGCTATTCTTCCTTAACGTATTTACGGCAGCTGCCTGTAGATACTCTAAAGATTGATAAAATGTTCATTGATGATATCTTGACGGATCCGAAAGCTGGTGCAATCGCAAAAACCATAATTGATATGGGTCATAATCTTAGTTTTCATGTTATTGCTGAAGGTATCGAAAGCTGTAAACAAATTGATTTTCTATTGGAACAAGGTTGTATGTACGGGCAAGGATACCATTTGTTTAAGCCTTTACAGCCTGAAGAACTAGAAAAGTATCTTCAAGAGAATATGGTGATTAATTAG
- a CDS encoding rhodanese-like domain-containing protein produces MDYELEEISPSEVKRLLKDGKKVSLIDVREDEEVAEGKIPEAAHIKMGDIPDRLTEIDKNEEHIIICRSGRRSENVAYFLLDQGYKVKNMTGGMLEYNKE; encoded by the coding sequence ATGGACTATGAATTAGAAGAAATTTCACCTTCCGAAGTGAAACGATTATTAAAAGATGGCAAGAAAGTATCCTTGATCGATGTTCGAGAAGACGAGGAAGTTGCTGAAGGGAAAATTCCTGAAGCAGCCCATATTAAAATGGGTGATATACCAGACCGATTAACTGAGATCGATAAGAACGAAGAACATATCATTATTTGCCGTTCTGGAAGAAGAAGTGAAAATGTAGCATACTTCTTATTAGATCAAGGCTATAAAGTAAAAAATATGACTGGCGGCATGCTTGAATATAATAAAGAATAA
- the leuS gene encoding leucine--tRNA ligase, translating into MYYNHKTIEKKWQHFWDENKTFQTKEEYDKKKFYALDMFPYPSGAGLHVGHPEGYTATDILSRMKRMQGYNVLHPMGWDAFGLPAEQYALDTGNDPAEFTEQNINTFRRQIKELGFSYDWDREVNTTDPSYYKWTQWIFIQLYKKGLAYVDEVPVNWCEALGTVLANEEVIDGKSERGGHPVVRKPMKQWMLKITAYADRLLEDLEDLDWPESLKDMQRNWIGRSEGAEVHFDVDGHSSKITVFTTRPDTLFGATYLVLAPENKLVKEIVTDQQLEAVTTYQKQVETKSDLERTELAKEKSGVFTGAYAVHPVTGAKLPIWIADYVLASYGTGAIMAVPAHDERDHEFAVKFELPIAEVVAGGNVAEAAYTGDGEHVNSDFLNGMQKVEAIEKMNAWLVENGKGEKKITYRLRDWLFSRQRYWGEPIPVIHWEDGTMTTVPEEELPLLLPVMKEIRPSGTGESPLANEEQWVNVVDPTTGKKGRRETNTMPQWAGSCWYYLRYIDPKNEEQLASPEKVEHWLPVDIYIGGAEHAVLHLLYARFWHKVLYDLGVVPTKEPFQRLFNQGMILGENNEKMSKSKGNVVNPDEIVVSHGADTLRLYEMFMGPLDASIAWSTTGLDGARRFLDRVWRLLVSEDGVSLNPAIQDTKGTDSFNRLYHLTVKKVTEDYEGLRFNTAISQLMVFVNEANKQETLPKELVQGFVKMLSPIAPHICEELWEKFGGKGSIAYEAWPVWDEAQLVENEVEIVVQVNGKLKAKMTIPANSSGQDMEQVALKEEAVQQSIEGKTIRKIITVPGKLVNIVAN; encoded by the coding sequence ATGTATTATAACCACAAAACAATCGAGAAAAAATGGCAGCATTTTTGGGATGAGAACAAGACATTCCAAACGAAAGAAGAATATGACAAAAAGAAGTTCTACGCATTAGATATGTTTCCATATCCATCTGGAGCAGGTCTTCACGTAGGACACCCGGAAGGATATACAGCAACTGACATTCTTTCCCGTATGAAACGCATGCAAGGCTATAATGTACTTCACCCAATGGGCTGGGATGCATTCGGTCTTCCTGCTGAACAATATGCACTTGATACAGGTAATGACCCTGCAGAGTTTACAGAGCAAAACATTAATACATTCCGCAGACAGATTAAAGAATTAGGTTTCTCTTATGATTGGGACCGTGAAGTTAATACAACAGATCCATCTTATTACAAGTGGACGCAATGGATTTTTATCCAGCTTTATAAAAAAGGTCTGGCGTACGTTGATGAAGTTCCGGTTAACTGGTGTGAAGCACTTGGAACAGTTCTAGCTAACGAAGAAGTTATCGATGGAAAGAGCGAACGCGGAGGTCACCCTGTAGTCCGTAAACCAATGAAACAATGGATGCTTAAGATTACGGCTTATGCGGACAGACTTTTAGAAGACCTTGAAGACTTGGATTGGCCTGAGAGCTTGAAAGATATGCAGCGTAACTGGATCGGACGTTCAGAAGGTGCAGAAGTTCATTTTGACGTAGACGGTCATTCTTCTAAAATTACAGTGTTTACAACAAGACCTGACACACTATTTGGTGCAACGTATCTTGTCCTTGCTCCTGAAAATAAGCTTGTAAAAGAGATCGTTACAGACCAACAGCTTGAAGCAGTAACAACTTATCAAAAGCAAGTAGAAACGAAGTCTGACCTTGAGCGTACAGAGCTTGCAAAAGAAAAATCAGGCGTGTTTACTGGAGCATATGCGGTCCATCCGGTAACAGGTGCAAAGCTTCCAATCTGGATAGCCGACTATGTACTAGCAAGCTACGGAACTGGAGCTATTATGGCTGTTCCTGCTCATGATGAGCGTGATCACGAGTTTGCTGTTAAATTTGAGCTTCCGATTGCAGAAGTAGTTGCTGGAGGAAATGTAGCTGAAGCAGCTTATACAGGTGATGGCGAGCATGTGAACTCTGATTTCTTAAACGGCATGCAAAAAGTCGAAGCGATCGAAAAAATGAATGCATGGCTTGTTGAGAACGGAAAAGGTGAGAAGAAGATTACTTATCGTCTTCGTGACTGGCTATTCTCCCGTCAGCGTTATTGGGGAGAGCCTATCCCAGTGATTCATTGGGAAGACGGCACAATGACAACTGTCCCTGAAGAAGAACTTCCATTACTTCTTCCAGTAATGAAAGAAATCAGACCTTCAGGAACAGGCGAATCACCACTTGCTAATGAGGAACAATGGGTAAATGTTGTTGATCCAACAACAGGCAAGAAGGGCCGCCGTGAAACAAATACAATGCCGCAGTGGGCAGGAAGCTGCTGGTATTACCTTCGCTACATCGATCCTAAAAATGAAGAGCAGCTGGCATCTCCTGAAAAAGTGGAGCATTGGCTGCCGGTAGATATTTATATTGGCGGAGCAGAACACGCAGTATTGCACCTTCTATATGCACGTTTCTGGCACAAAGTGCTGTACGATCTTGGAGTTGTTCCAACGAAGGAACCGTTCCAGCGCTTGTTTAACCAAGGTATGATTCTTGGTGAAAACAACGAAAAGATGAGTAAGTCAAAAGGCAATGTCGTTAATCCTGATGAAATTGTTGTGAGTCATGGTGCGGATACACTTCGCTTATACGAAATGTTTATGGGACCGCTGGATGCTTCTATCGCATGGAGTACGACAGGTCTTGATGGTGCCCGCCGTTTCCTTGACCGTGTTTGGAGATTGTTAGTTTCAGAAGATGGTGTGAGCCTGAATCCGGCGATTCAAGATACTAAAGGAACAGATTCTTTTAACCGTCTTTACCATCTGACTGTTAAAAAAGTAACGGAGGATTATGAAGGTCTTCGTTTTAATACGGCTATCTCACAGCTTATGGTATTTGTTAACGAAGCCAATAAGCAGGAGACACTTCCTAAGGAATTAGTTCAGGGCTTTGTAAAAATGCTTTCTCCGATCGCACCGCATATTTGCGAGGAACTTTGGGAAAAGTTTGGTGGTAAAGGAAGCATCGCATATGAAGCCTGGCCAGTATGGGATGAAGCGCAGCTAGTTGAAAATGAAGTTGAGATCGTCGTTCAAGTAAACGGTAAATTAAAAGCGAAGATGACGATTCCGGCAAACAGCAGCGGACAAGATATGGAGCAAGTTGCTTTAAAAGAAGAAGCTGTACAACAAAGCATAGAAGGCAAAACGATTCGCAAAATAATCACTGTACCTGGCAAACTCGTAAATATCGTGGCAAACTAA
- a CDS encoding MDR family MFS transporter gives MPAKVWLLIIGMALNVTGSSFLWPINTIFMHEHLGKSLTIAGIVLLLNSGAGIIGNLTGGLLFDKLGGYRTIMLGVSISFTTSFLLIWFHDFWSYSILLVFMGFGMGIVFPSMYALAGTMWKEGGRKAFNRIYIAQNVGVALGAALGGLAASYSFTLSFISCSALSLLFFMIVLFGFKGIEENESGSVQTVFSQKKRIHNKQAFFALLILCGGYLLAWIGYVQWQSTIASYTQDLGVTLKMYSLLWTVNGLFIVLGQPLINVFLKKWLHSTTSQILVGYVIFIISFVIVGNAKDFSGFMIAMIVLTIGEMLVWPGVPSIAAELAPQGRAGFYQGIVNSTATGGRMLGPLFGGMIADLFNISILFQTIIGLMVLAFMLTIVYIRNRQSIRKTNPSQSAAV, from the coding sequence ATGCCAGCGAAAGTGTGGCTGCTCATTATAGGTATGGCACTGAATGTTACAGGTTCAAGTTTTCTTTGGCCGATCAATACCATCTTCATGCATGAGCATTTAGGTAAATCTTTAACCATAGCCGGAATCGTATTATTACTGAATTCTGGTGCAGGCATCATAGGGAATTTAACAGGCGGTTTGCTCTTTGACAAACTAGGCGGATATCGCACGATCATGCTTGGGGTTTCTATTTCATTTACCACTTCATTTTTATTGATTTGGTTTCATGATTTCTGGTCCTACAGCATCTTGCTGGTCTTTATGGGATTTGGAATGGGAATCGTTTTTCCTTCCATGTACGCACTTGCCGGTACGATGTGGAAAGAAGGCGGAAGAAAAGCTTTTAATCGCATCTATATCGCGCAAAATGTAGGTGTCGCTCTAGGTGCTGCGCTTGGCGGATTAGCTGCCTCTTATTCTTTCACATTATCATTTATCAGCTGTTCTGCTCTTTCATTACTTTTCTTTATGATCGTATTATTTGGTTTTAAAGGGATAGAGGAAAATGAAAGCGGCAGCGTTCAAACTGTTTTCTCACAAAAAAAGCGTATTCATAATAAACAAGCTTTCTTCGCCTTACTAATTCTTTGCGGGGGATACTTGTTAGCCTGGATTGGTTATGTTCAATGGCAATCGACCATTGCCTCATACACGCAGGATTTAGGTGTGACATTAAAGATGTACAGTCTTTTGTGGACCGTGAATGGATTGTTTATCGTTCTCGGACAGCCTTTAATAAATGTTTTTCTAAAGAAATGGCTGCACTCAACAACAAGCCAAATACTTGTCGGATATGTCATATTTATCATCTCGTTTGTGATTGTAGGAAACGCGAAGGACTTTAGCGGATTTATGATTGCTATGATTGTACTGACAATAGGTGAAATGCTAGTTTGGCCAGGCGTACCGAGTATTGCGGCAGAACTTGCTCCTCAGGGCCGTGCAGGGTTCTACCAGGGAATTGTTAATAGCACAGCGACAGGCGGCAGGATGCTGGGTCCTTTATTTGGGGGAATGATCGCAGACCTCTTTAATATAAGTATATTATTTCAAACGATTATTGGGTTAATGGTCCTCGCATTTATGCTGACCATTGTTTACATTCGAAACAGGCAGTCTATTAGAAAAACTAACCCATCTCAATCCGCAGCTGTTTAA